The sequence CCCTTTATTACAATGAACAACTATTTTTTTATCTCTAGGTAACTCATTTAATTTTTCCCTCAATTTTTCTAAAGGAATATTTATTGCTCCTTCTATGTGAGCTGAATTATATTGACTTGCTGAACGAGTATCAATTATTAAATATTCAGAAAAATTATCCTTTAGTTCTTCTGGAGTTATTATTTTATTTCTTCCATTTATAGCATTATCTAAAATCACTCCTGTATAAGCAACAGGATCTTTAGTAGTAGAAAAAGGTGGAGCATAAGCTAAATCTATATGAAATAATTGATCCACAGTTGCTCCAAAAGTTAAAAGAGTAGCAAATACATCTAATCTCTTGTCCACTCCATTTTCTCCAACTATCTGTACTCCTAGTAATTTACCTGTTTTTCTATCTGCAATAGCTTTTATTAACATCTCTCTCGAACTTTCTAAATATTCAGTTTGATTTGGTTTTATATTATGGATAATTTCAATATCATATCCTCTAGCTTCTGCTTCCTCTTGAGATAATCCAGTTTTTCCAACTACAAGATTAAAAACTCTAAATATTGAAGTTCCCAAAACTCCTTTAAACTCTAGATTCCCTCCTGTTAATCTATCTCCTAAGATTCTTCCCATCTTATTAGCAGTTGACCCTAAAGGTAGATATAGTTCTTCTCCAGTTATACTTGAATATGCCAAAGCACAGTCTCCAGCTGCATAAATATCTTTTATATTAGTTTCAAGATATTTATTAACTTTTATAGCTCCCTCTCTACTAAGTTCTATCCCTATTCCTTGTAAAAACTCTGTATTTGGAATCACTCCTATAGCTCCAATTATAAGCTCTGCCTCAATATCTTTTCCATTAATAGTTTTTACCCTATTTTTTTCAATAGTTTCAATAGAATCCTTTAAAATTACTTCTATCCCTTGTTTTTTTAAATATTTTTCTAATATTCTACTGATGTCTTTATCTAATTTTCCCCCTATTCTATCTCCTTGTTCTATAAGAGTAGTTTTTATTCCTCTAGAAGTAAGGTTTTCTAACATCTCTAAGCCTATAAAACCTCCTCCTATAACAAGAGCACTTTTAGGATTATTTTTATTTATAAACGCTTTTATTCTATCTCCATCTTCAATATTTCTAACATAGAAAATATTTTCCCCTTTATACTCTAACTCTCTTGCTCTAGCACCACTTGTAATCACTAATTTGTCATAGGTATCTAAAAATTCCTCTCCAGTAATCTCATTTTTAACTAGAATTTTTTTCTCTCCTGCAATTACTTTTTCAACTTTATGAACTGTAAAAATATCTACATTAAACCTATCCTTAAACCATTTTACATCTCTAGGAGTTAAATTTTTTCTCGATATATAATCCTCTCCTACATAATAGGGTATTCCACATCCAGAGTAACTTATATCTCTTCCTGCTGTATAACAAACTATCTCCACTTCTTCAATATTTCTTCTAGCTTTTGCTATTACAGAAGTTCCTGCTGCAACAGCTCCAATAACTACTATTTTCATATATCTCCCTCACTATATTATAAATTGCTGGATAGCATTAAAAAAGTATCCCACTATAATTATTCCCACAGTACAAATTCCTATAAATACCTTTAATAATTTAGGTTTTATAGCCTTACGTAACATTACTAAAGATGGAAGTGATAAAGTTGTAACAGCCATCATAAAAGCTAAAATACTTCCTAAATTTGCTCCCTTTGCAAATAATGCTTCAGCTATAGGTATAGTTCCAAAAATATCAGCATAAATAGGAATTCCTATTAAAGTAGCTAAAATTACACCAAAGGGATTTTTACTTCCTAATATTCCTACAATCCATCTCTCTGGTATCCAGTTATGAATAGCAGCTCCTATTCCAACTCCAACAATTATATATGGAAAAACCTTCTTAAAAGTTTCCATCATCTGTTGTTTTGCATATCTTATTCTATCTCCTACACTTAATTCTGGAATATCTAAATCTATACTTCCAACACTTTTAGCATTACGAATAAAATCCTCTATCTCATCTTCTAATTTTAATTTCTCTATTATTGTACCACCAATTACAGCAATTATAAGTCCTAATACTACATACCATACAGCAATTTTTATTCCAAATATACTCATTAACAATAATAAAGAACCTAAATCTACCATAGGAGAAGATATAAGAAAAGAAAAAGTTACTCCTAAAGGTAATCCTGCTGAAGAAAAACCTATAAATAGAGGAATAGATGAACAACTGCAAAAAGGAGTTACAGTTCCTAACAGTGCTCCTACTATATTTGCCCATATTCCATGAAATCTTCCTAAAATCTTCTTACTTCTTTCTGGTGGAAAATAACTTTGAATATAACTGATAAAAAATATTAAGGAACAAAGTAGTATTGTTATCTTGATTACATCATAAAAAAAGAATTGAACTCCACCAAATAGATGTGTATCTCTTCCCATTCCAAATTTTACTAATATATCTCCAACTAATAGATTTAACCATTTCATTCCTAGAATTTGATTTTGTATAAAACTCCATATTGTTCCCATTTTTTTACTTTCACTCCTTTATATCGATATATATCAATCTATCTTTCTAATAAAAAGGGATGTTACAATTTAAAAATTAAAGTAATTATAACAACCCCTAAATTTTATTTATAATTTTTTTAATAATTCTTTGATTTCATCTTTTGACAGAACTTTTCCATAAGAAACTACTTTTCCATCTACCCATAATCCAGGAGTAGACATAATTCCATATGTTGCTATCTCTGCAAAGTCTGTAACATGCGTTAATTTTACATCTAATCCTAATTCATTTACTGCTTCTAAAGTATTCTTTTCTAGAGTATGACAGTTTTTACATCCTGGTCCTAAAACTCTAATCTCCATTTTGCTTACCTCATTTGTTCCTTCACAAGAACAACTTGTTTCTTGAACTTTAGGCTCCTCTTTTACCTCTGTTCCACAAGAACATCCACACTCTTTCTTCCCAAATAACTTATCAAATATACTCATCTTTATACCTCCATTTTAATATCTATATATTTAAATTTATCAATATATTTTTTAAAATTTTTATATCATACTGTCAATAATACTTTTTACATCTTCTAATTTTTCTTTATTAATTGAATAGTGAGTCCACTTGCCATATTTTACACTATTTACAATTCCAGAATCACAAAGTATTTTCATATGATGAGAAAGTGTAGGTTGGCCTATATTTAACTGTTCTAAAAGTTTACAAGCACATTGTTCTCCCCCTTTTAATATTTCTAAAATCATTAATCTATTAGGATCACAAAAAGCTTTAAATATCTTAGCGGCTTCCTCAAATTTATTCATCTTTATCTCCTTTTCATATCGATAATTATAAATCTATTATATGTCAACACATTGATATTTGTCAATATATTTAAAATAAAAAAGGTGGCAAAAGCCACCCTTTTTTATTACATAGTTAAATTATTTATCAGAAATAGATTCTACTCCTGGTAATACTTTTCCTTCTAAGTACTCTAATGAAGCTCCTCCACCAGTAGAGATATGAGTGAATTTGTCAGCATATCCTAAGCTTATTGCAGCAGCAGCTGAATCTCCTCCTCCGATGATAGTTGTAGCTCCTGTTAAGTTAGCTATAGCTTCACAAACTCCGATAGTTCCTTTTGCGAAGTTAGGCATTTCAAATACTCCCATTGGTCCATTCCATACAACAGTTTTTGCTCCAGCAATCTCTTTAGCAAATAACTCTACAGTTCCTTGTCCAACGTCTAATCCCATTTGGTCAGCTGGAATTTCATCAACTGATACAGTTATATGAGCTGCATCGTTGTTAAATTCTTTAGCTACTACTGTATCTATTGGAAGAACTAATTTTCCATTAGCTTTAGCTAATAATTCTTTTGCTAATTCTATTTTATCTTCTTCAACTAATGAAGTTCCTATATTTTTTCCTAAAGCTCTTAGGAATGTGAACATCATTGCTCCCCCTACTAGAACTTTATCAGCTTTTACTAAAAGATTTTCAATAACTCCTATTTTATCAGATACTTTAGCTCCTCCTAAGATAGCAACTAGAGGTCTCTCAGGATTATCTACCGCTCCTCCTATGAATTTAATCTCTTTTTCCATTAAGAATCCTGCAGCAGTTTTTCCTTCTCCTATATTAGCAGCTATTCCAACATTTGAAGCATGAGCTCTGTGAGCTGTTCCAAACGCGTCGTTTACGAATAGATCTCCTAAAGATGCCCAGTATTTTCCTAATTCAGGATCATTTTTAGATTCTTTTTTACCATCAAGATCTTCGAATCTTGTATTTTCGAACATCATGATTTCTCCATTTTTTAATTCAGCTACAGCCGCTTCTAATTCTGTTCCTCTTGTAGCTGGAACAAATTTAACTGATTGCCCTAATAATTCAGCTAATCTTTCAGCAACTGGTCTTAAAGATTTTTTAGCTAAATCTTCTTCAGTTTTTACTTTTCCTAAGTGAGAGAAAGCTATTACTCTTCCACCATTTTCTAATACATATTTTATAGTAGGTAAAGCAGCAACTATTCTATTTTCATCTGTTATTTTTCCATCTTTCATAGGTACGTTAAAGTCAACTCTCATTAATACTTTTTGTCCTTTAACGTTTAAATCTGTAACTATTTTTTTAGCCATTTAGATTGCCTCCCGTTAATATCTTTTCTTAAAAATAGCGGAACCTAAAAGTTCCGCTATTCTATTTCTATTTAGTTAATCTCAAATTCAGGTAATTATTTAGATAATTCTACGAATTTTTTAAGAGTTCTGATTAATTGAGAAGTATAAGACATTTCATTGTCATACCAAGCAACAGTTTTAACTAATTGTTTGTCTCCTACTGTCATAACTCTTGTTTGAGTAGCATCAAATAATGATCCATAGTTGATTCCGATGATATCAGATGACACTAACTCTTCTTCTGTATATCCAAATGACTCGTTTGAAGCAGCTTTCATAGCAGCATTGATTTCTTCTACAGTTACTGGTTTAGCTAAAACTGATACTAGCTCAGTTATTGATCCAGTTATTACAGGAACTCTTTGAGCAGCTCCATCTAATTTTCCTTTTAATGAAGGGATTACTAATCCAATAGCTTTTGCAGCTCCAGTTGTGTTAGGAACGATGTTAGCAGCAGCAGCTCTAGCTCTTCTTAAGTCTCCTTTTCTGTGTGGACCATCTAATGTGTTTTGGTCGTTTGTATAAGCGTGGATAGTTGTCATTAATCCTTCTACGATTCCGAAATTATCCTCTAAAACTTTAGCCATAGGTGCTAAACAGTTAGTTGTACAAGAAGCTCCTGATATAACTGTTTCAGTTCCATCTAATATATCGTGGTTTACGTTGTAAACTACAGTTTTAAGGTCTCCAGTTGCTGGCGCAGAAATAACTACTTTTTTAGCTCCAGCTTTGATATGATCTTCTGCTTTTTCCTTTTTAGTAAAGAATCCTGTACACTCAAGAACAACGTCTACTCCTAGTTCTCCCCATGGTAACTCTTTTGGATCAGCCTTTGCATAAGTTTTGATTTCTTTTCCATTTACTACAAAAGCATTTTCTTTAACTTCGATTGTTCCATCAAATCTTCCTTGAGCTGAGTCATATTTAAATAAGTGTGCTAGCATGTGAGCATCTGTTAAGTCGTTGATTGCTACTACATCAAACTCTGGATTTTCTACCATTAATCTCAATGCTAATCTTCCAATTCTTCCGAATCCGTTAATTGCTACTTTAACTGCCATTTCTGTTCCTCCTAAATTTTGTTTAAACTATATAAATTTGTTTTATTTTGCTATTTTCTATGTGAATAGTATATAATACCTTCCACTCTTTGTCAATTAAGTCTTTTTTAATAATTCTATTAGAGTTAAATTTTATCTTTTTACGATTATTTTTTAATCAGTTGTATTCTAATATTTCAGATAGACACACTGTATTTTCTTCATATCGAAGAATACTATATTCCTAATATTTTTTTCATATCATCAGGCAATTCCACTTCTACACTTTTTAATTCTCCAGTTTCAACATCTGAAAACTCTGTTTTATAAGAATGTAGCATCTGTCTATCTATCCTTTTGTCAATCCCACCATAGAGCTCATCCCCCAACAATGGATGTCCTTCTAATGCCATATGTGCTCTTATCTGATGAGTTCTTCCAGTCAGTAATTCTGCCTCTATAAGAGTTAAATTTTTATCTGGAAATCTTTTTAATACTTTGATCTTAGTTTGAGCACTCTGACCTCCATCTTTTGGTCGCAACTCTATTCTTCTGAGCTCATTACCTACTTTTCCAATAGGTTTATCTATTAAAAACTCATCTTTTTCTACAATTCCTAATACTATTGCTTGATAAAATTTATTTACTACTCCTTTTTCTTGAAGATAAGATTGAGCATAAGCATTCTTAGTAACTATTATTATACCAGAAGTATTCATATCAAGTCTATTATAAAATCTTGGAACCATAACTTTACCTGTTGTTTGTAAAAAATAGTTCACCACTCCGTTAGCTAAAGTTTTATCTACCTTTTTTTGAGTTGGATGGACTATTATATACGGGTCTTTATTTATCAAAAGTAGATTCTTATCTTCATAGACAACTTTTATAGGAATGTCCATTGGTTTTATTCCAGTTTCCTTCTCTTTTTCTCTTATATGGAGCCTATTTAACTTTCTCACTTTTTTACTATTATTTTTTACTCTTTTTCCATTTAAATATATCTCTAGATTTCTTAATCCTCTTCCTGAATACCCCTTTGTTTCTTTGAGATATGTTCCTATTTCATATCCATCATATTCTGGTTCGATTACATATTTTTTCATCTATACTTTCTCATTTCCTTTCAATATTTTTAACATATTTTACTATAATTACCAAAAAAAGTTAACTTAATTTTTTACTTCTAAACTCCAATGCTACTTTCTATAAAATTTTTTTCTTAATTTATCAATATTATTAATTTAAAAAAAAATATACAATATAATATAATAAAATTGTATAATATAATTCTAAAATAAAAATTTAGTTTAATTTAAGGAGAATACAAATTAATGAAAATCGATGAAATTTTGGTTTTAGGTATCTCACATACAGAGCTTTCTACTGAAGAAAGAGAAAAGTTTATTCAACAAAACCCTACTAATATCATACACAAATTTTTTTTAGAAAAAAAAATTCTTGGCTATATCAATCTTTCAACTTGCCTCAGAATAGAATTTTATCTACAATTAGCTGATAATTTTTTTATTGAAGAGTTGATACAAGAATTTAAAATAAATAAAGGTATCTTTATAAAAAAAGGCATAGACGCTAGCGAATATTTATTTAAGGTATCTTGTGGATTTTTTTCTATAATTAAAGGTGAAGATCAAATTTTAGCTCAAATAAAAAAAGCTTACTCATCCGCTCTTGAAGAAAATAGATCTTCTAAAATTTTAAATACAGTTTTTAATAAAGCAATTGAAATTGGAAAAAAATTTAGAACTGAAAGTAAAATATGCCATAATGCACTCTCTCTTGAAGCTATATCTTTAAAATTTATAAAAGACTCTATAGGATTTTTAAATAATAAAAAAATATTAATCTTAGGAGTTGGAGATCTAGCTCAGGCTATTCTCTATCTTCTGGTTAAAGAAAAAGTAAAAGATATAAGTATCACTAATAGAACTTATCATAAAGCTCTTAAAATAAAAAATACATTTGATGTCAATGTCATATCTTTTGCAGAAAAACTAAATATTATACCAGAAACCGACATAATAATAAGTGTTACTTCTGCTCCACATTTAGTTTTAAAAACAGAAGATGTAGCTCGACTTTTAAAACCAGAAAAAAAATATACATTTCTTGATCTAGCAATGCCTAGAGATATAGAGCCATCTCTTGGGGATTTAGAAAATGTTTCTCTTTTTAATCTTGATGACATATGGAGAGTATATAACAAGCATCTAGTTACTAGAGATTCATTAGTAAAAGATTATAGTTTTTTAGTAGATAGACAGTTAGAAAATTTAAAAAAATGGTTTCAATACTATAAAGGAAGGAATATATAATGAAAAAAAAAATAGTTATTGGAAGTAGAGGAAGCATTTTAGCTTTGGCCCAAAGTGAAATAATAAAAAAAAAATTAGAAAGTAATTTTCCAGAGTTAGAATTTGAAATAAAAAAGATAGTTACTACTGGAGATAAAGACCTAGTAAGTAATTGGAGTACTAGTAATAAATCACTTAAAAGTTTTTTTACTAAAGAGATAGAGACTGAACTTTTAAATGGAACTATTGATTTAGCTGTTCATTCAATGAAAGATATGCCTATAGTTTCTCCAAAGGGATTGATCTGTGGAGCTACTCCCGATAGAGAAGATCAAAGAGATGTTCTTATTTCAAAAAATGGAAAAACACTGTTAGAACTTCCTAATGGTGCTATTATTGGAACAAGCTCATTAAGAAGAACTATGAATCTTAAAAATTTAAGACCAGACTTACAAATAAAACAATTAAGAGGAAATATTCACACCAGATTAAACAAATTAAAAACTGAAGGTTATGATGCAATTTTACTAGCTGCAGCTGGCTTAAAAAGAGTGGGATTAGAATCTGAAATTACTGAATACTTAAATCCTAAAACATTTCTCCCTGCTCCAGCTCAAGGAGTACTATACATCCAATGTAGAGAAAATGATAAAAAAATTAGAAATATTCTAAAATCAATCCATAATAAAGAGATTGAAAAAATTGTGGCTATTGAAAGAGAGTTCTCAAAGATATTTGATGGTGGTTGTCATACACCAATGGGATGCTACTCAGAAGTTAAAGGAGATAGTATCAATTTTTATGGTGTATATTTCCAAGAAGAAAAAGGATATAGTGCTAATATAACTGAAAAACTTGAAGAAGGAATTAAGGTAGCTCAAAAACTTGCTAATACTATAAAGGAGAAGATCAATGGATAAAAAGGGTAAAGTATATATAATGGGAGTTGGTCCTGGAGATGCTGAGCTTCTTACTTTAAAGGGAAAGAGAGCTATTGAAGAAGCTGATTGTATAGTTTATGATAGACTTATTAATAATCGTATCTTAGATTATGCTAAAAAAGATACAGAGATGATATATCTTGGAAAAGGAAATACTGAAGGTGGAGTTATCCAAGATGAGATCAATGACACTATTATTAAAAAAGCTTTAGAGGGAAAAATTGTAGCTAGAGTTAAAGGAGGTGATCCTTTTGTTTTTGGTAGGGGTGGAGAAGAAATTCAAGCTCTTTTTGAAAATAAAATAGAATTTGAAGAGATTCCAGGTATAACTTCAGCTATATCTGTCCCTGCATATGCTGGTATTCCAGTAACACATAGAGGAGTGGCTAGATCCTTTCATGTATTTACAGGACATACTATGACTGACGGAGAATGGCATAATTTTGAGGCTATTGCTAAATTAGATGGAACTTTAGTTTTCCTAATGGGAATAAAAAATCTTCCAGTTATAGTCAGTGACTTAATAGTTAATGGAAAAGATCCTAAAACTCCTATTGCTATTATTGAAAAAGGAGCTACTGCTGATCAAAGAGTTACTGTTGGAACTTTAGAAACTATTATTGATATTTCAAAGGAAAGAAAAATTGTTCCTCCTGCTATTATAATAATAGGAGAGGTTGTAAATCTTAGAGATACTTTTAAATGGTTTGAAGATACTAAATTATTTGGTAAAAAAATTTTAGTTACTAGAGATAGAAGACAAGCTAGAGAGTTTTCTGATAAAATTGAAAAAATAGGGGGAGTAGCTGTTGAACTTCCATTTATTGAGATAGAATCTACATTAAATAAAATAGACAAAGAGATGTTAAAATCTTATTCAGCTTTGCTATTTAACTCACCTAATGGAGTTAGAGAGTTCATGAATAAAATTGAAGATATTCGAGATATAGCTCATCTTAAAATAGGAGTTGTTGGAAGTAAAACTAAAGAAGAATTGGAAAGATATAAAATAAAAGCTGATTTTATCCCTAAGAAATATCTAGTTGAAAAACTTGCTGAAGAGGCTATTCAACACACAGCAGTTGGAGAAAAAATTCTAATTGTAACTTCCAATATATCTCCTTGTGATACAGAAAAATTAAATTCTACTTATAATAGATATTTTGATAAAATAATTGCCTATAAAACTAAGAAAATAATAAGAGATAAAGATGAAGTATTAAATACTTTAAAAAAAATAGAAATAATAACTTTTCTAAGTTCATCTACAGTTGATGCTTTTATGGAAAGTATAGAGTATAATATAGAGTCTATTAAAAATATTAAATTAGCTTCTATTGGTCCTATTACAAGTGAAACTATGAAAAAATACGGACTAACTGTAGACTTTGAAGCTAAAGTTTATGATACAGCTGGAATTATTGAAGCTATAAAATAGCTAGGAGGAAGAATGTTTATAAGAACAAGAAGACTTAGAAGTTCTAAGACTATGAGAAATATGGTTAAAAACATAACTTTAAGTATTGATGAATTTATATATCCACTTTTTATTGAAGAGGGAAAAAATATCAAAGAGGAGATTACCTCAATGCCTGGTCAATATAGATTTTCTATAGATAGACTCGGAGAGGAATTACAAGAATTAAAAGAATTAGGCATTAAATCTCTTCTACTTTTCGGTATTCCTAAGGAAAAAGATGCTATTGGTTCTGGAGCTTATGCTGAAAATGGAATAATCCAAGAAACTATAAGATATATTAAGAAAAATTATCCAGAGTTTTTAATTATCACTGATGTCTGTATGTGTGAATACACTTCTCATGGACATTGTGGAATCTTAGATGGTTGTGATGTTAAAAATGATGAAACTTTGAAATCTCTTGCTAAAATAGCCCTTTCTCATGCCAAAGCTGGAGCTGATATTGTAGCTCCTTCAGACATGATGGATGGAAGAATTCAAGTTATAAGAGAAAATTTAGATATCAATGGTTTTGAATATATACCCATAATGTCTTACAGTGTAAAATATGCGTCTAATTATTATGGTCCTTTCCGAGAAGCTGCTGACTCAGCTCCAAGTTTTGGAGATAGAAAAACCTATCAAATGGATTTCAGAAACTCTAAAGAATACTACAGAGAAGTGGATTCAGATATTAAAGAGGGAGCTGATTTCATAATGGTTAAACCTGCTCTTGCTTATCTTGATATTATTCATGCTTTAAAAGATCTTTCTTTACCACTTGTAGCTTATAATGTAAGTGGGGAGTATTCAATGGTTAAAGCTGCTGCTCAAAATGGCTGGATAAATGAAAAAGGCATTGTCATGGAAAATATGTATGCTCTAAAAAGAGCTGGAGTAAATTTAATCATCACTTACCATGCTAAAGAGATAGCTCAATGGGTTAAAAATGGAGAAATTACACTTTAGGAGGAAAAATGAATCACAAAATTTCAAAAGAAATATTTAAAAAAGCCCAAAAATATATTCCTGGAGGAGTTAACAGCCCAGTTAGAGCTTTTAAATCTGTTAGTAGAGAAGCCCCAATTTTTGCTTGTAAAGGTGAAGGAGCTAAAATTTGGGATGAAGATGGAAATGAATATATTGACTATATCTGTTCATGGGGACCATTAATCCTTGGACACAATCATCCTAAAATCATAGCTGGAGTACGTGATGCTATTGAACTCGGAAGTTCTTTTGGATTACCTACCAAAAAAGAAGTAGAATTAGCTGAGCTTATAACTAAATGTTGCCCATCTATTGAAATGGTAAGACTTACTACATCAGGCACTGAAGCTACTATGTCCGCTGTAAGACTTGCTAGAGCTTACACTAATAGAAATAAGATAGCTAAGTTTGAGGGATGTTATCATGGACATTCTGATGCACTACTTGTTAAATCTGGTTCTGGCCTCTTAACTGATGGATATCAAGATAGTAATGGAATTACCGAAGGAGTTTTGAAAGATACTATAACTATTCCTTTTGGTAATTTAAAGGAATTAAACAATATATTAGAAAAGAAAAATATAGCTTGTTTAATCATGGAACCTGTTCCTGCTAACATGGGAGTAATTTATCCTGATGTGGAATTTTTAAAAGCAGTGAGAGAACTTTGTACTAAGACAGGAACCTTACTAATCTTTGATGAAGTTATCTCTGGATTTAGATTAGCTTTAGGAGGGGCTCAAGAGTATTTCGGAATTACTCCTGATATGACTACTCTTGGAAAAATAATTGGCGGTGGATACCCAGTGGGAGCTTTTGGTGGTAAATCTGAAATCATGCAACTTGTTGCCCCTATGGGAAGAGTTTATCATGCTGGAACTCTATCTGGAAATCCTATAGCTGTAAGAGCTGGATATGAAATGCTAACTTACTTAGATGAGAATAAAGAGACCTTATATAAAGAGTTAGAAGATAAAGTAAAATATATAACTAAAGAAGCTAAAAAATCTGCTGAAAAATATGGAGTAAATGTAGTTATTAACTCCATCGGTTCTCTTTTCACTGTATTTTTTACTGATAAAAAAGAGATAAATAATCTTAAAGATGCACTTTCATCTAATACAGAAAATTTTGCTATCTACTTCAATACTATGCTAGAAAATGGTATTATCTGCCCTCCATCTCAATTTGAAGCTCACTTTGTATCTATAGCTCATACTCAAGAGATTTTAGATAAAACTTTAAAAGTTATAGATATGGCATTTAAAACTATTGGAGAAAAAAATGAAAAATAGATTTTTTCCGCTATTTGTGAACTTAATAGGAAAAGAAGCTCTTGTTATTGGAGCTGGAAAGATAGCTATTAGAAAGGTGGAATCACTTCTTCGATATGGTGCTAAGATTACAGTTGTCACCAGAGAAATTAAAGAAGAGAAATTTCTCAATCTTAAAAATATAGATATAAAAATAGGGGAGTTTAATGAAACTCTCCTTGAAAATAAATTTATAGTCGTGGCTGCTACCGATAATCCAGAGTTTAATAGATATATTTATAAACTTTGTAACTCTAAAAATATATTAGTAAATAATATTACCTCTAAAGAAGATATGAATTGTCGTTTTGCTAGTATTCTAGAAACTAAAGATTACCAAATAGGTATATCTGCTAAAGGAAACCCTAGTAAATCTAAGGCTTTGAAAAATAAATTAAAAAATATGTTAAAAACTGACCTAGAATAATCTAAGTCAGTTTTTTTATTACTTATTCTCTTCTTTAGGTAAAATGATATTTAGTAATAAAGCTAGTAATGTAGACATTACGACACTTGAACCAAATATTAATTTTATAAATTGAGGGAATTGGGCTATAGATTGTGGAACTTGACCAACTCCAGCTCCTACTGCTACTGATAGCCCAACTATTACCATTGTTCTACCTGTGATTCCACTTTTACTTATTATTTGAATACCTGTC comes from Fusobacterium necrogenes and encodes:
- a CDS encoding phosphoglycerate kinase, whose translation is MAKKIVTDLNVKGQKVLMRVDFNVPMKDGKITDENRIVAALPTIKYVLENGGRVIAFSHLGKVKTEEDLAKKSLRPVAERLAELLGQSVKFVPATRGTELEAAVAELKNGEIMMFENTRFEDLDGKKESKNDPELGKYWASLGDLFVNDAFGTAHRAHASNVGIAANIGEGKTAAGFLMEKEIKFIGGAVDNPERPLVAILGGAKVSDKIGVIENLLVKADKVLVGGAMMFTFLRALGKNIGTSLVEEDKIELAKELLAKANGKLVLPIDTVVAKEFNNDAAHITVSVDEIPADQMGLDVGQGTVELFAKEIAGAKTVVWNGPMGVFEMPNFAKGTIGVCEAIANLTGATTIIGGGDSAAAAISLGYADKFTHISTGGGASLEYLEGKVLPGVESISDK
- a CDS encoding permease, whose protein sequence is MGTIWSFIQNQILGMKWLNLLVGDILVKFGMGRDTHLFGGVQFFFYDVIKITILLCSLIFFISYIQSYFPPERSKKILGRFHGIWANIVGALLGTVTPFCSCSSIPLFIGFSSAGLPLGVTFSFLISSPMVDLGSLLLLMSIFGIKIAVWYVVLGLIIAVIGGTIIEKLKLEDEIEDFIRNAKSVGSIDLDIPELSVGDRIRYAKQQMMETFKKVFPYIIVGVGIGAAIHNWIPERWIVGILGSKNPFGVILATLIGIPIYADIFGTIPIAEALFAKGANLGSILAFMMAVTTLSLPSLVMLRKAIKPKLLKVFIGICTVGIIIVGYFFNAIQQFII
- a CDS encoding ArsR/SmtB family transcription factor encodes the protein MNKFEEAAKIFKAFCDPNRLMILEILKGGEQCACKLLEQLNIGQPTLSHHMKILCDSGIVNSVKYGKWTHYSINKEKLEDVKSIIDSMI
- a CDS encoding thioredoxin family protein — encoded protein: MSIFDKLFGKKECGCSCGTEVKEEPKVQETSCSCEGTNEVSKMEIRVLGPGCKNCHTLEKNTLEAVNELGLDVKLTHVTDFAEIATYGIMSTPGLWVDGKVVSYGKVLSKDEIKELLKKL
- a CDS encoding FAD-dependent oxidoreductase; the protein is MKIVVIGAVAAGTSVIAKARRNIEEVEIVCYTAGRDISYSGCGIPYYVGEDYISRKNLTPRDVKWFKDRFNVDIFTVHKVEKVIAGEKKILVKNEITGEEFLDTYDKLVITSGARARELEYKGENIFYVRNIEDGDRIKAFINKNNPKSALVIGGGFIGLEMLENLTSRGIKTTLIEQGDRIGGKLDKDISRILEKYLKKQGIEVILKDSIETIEKNRVKTINGKDIEAELIIGAIGVIPNTEFLQGIGIELSREGAIKVNKYLETNIKDIYAAGDCALAYSSITGEELYLPLGSTANKMGRILGDRLTGGNLEFKGVLGTSIFRVFNLVVGKTGLSQEEAEARGYDIEIIHNIKPNQTEYLESSREMLIKAIADRKTGKLLGVQIVGENGVDKRLDVFATLLTFGATVDQLFHIDLAYAPPFSTTKDPVAYTGVILDNAINGRNKIITPEELKDNFSEYLIIDTRSASQYNSAHIEGAINIPLEKLREKLNELPRDKKIVVHCNKGTTGNAAQNILLNYGFDVYNLSGGFKNYNN
- the gap gene encoding type I glyceraldehyde-3-phosphate dehydrogenase, with amino-acid sequence MAVKVAINGFGRIGRLALRLMVENPEFDVVAINDLTDAHMLAHLFKYDSAQGRFDGTIEVKENAFVVNGKEIKTYAKADPKELPWGELGVDVVLECTGFFTKKEKAEDHIKAGAKKVVISAPATGDLKTVVYNVNHDILDGTETVISGASCTTNCLAPMAKVLEDNFGIVEGLMTTIHAYTNDQNTLDGPHRKGDLRRARAAAANIVPNTTGAAKAIGLVIPSLKGKLDGAAQRVPVITGSITELVSVLAKPVTVEEINAAMKAASNESFGYTEEELVSSDIIGINYGSLFDATQTRVMTVGDKQLVKTVAWYDNEMSYTSQLIRTLKKFVELSK
- a CDS encoding RluA family pseudouridine synthase: MKKYVIEPEYDGYEIGTYLKETKGYSGRGLRNLEIYLNGKRVKNNSKKVRKLNRLHIREKEKETGIKPMDIPIKVVYEDKNLLLINKDPYIIVHPTQKKVDKTLANGVVNYFLQTTGKVMVPRFYNRLDMNTSGIIIVTKNAYAQSYLQEKGVVNKFYQAIVLGIVEKDEFLIDKPIGKVGNELRRIELRPKDGGQSAQTKIKVLKRFPDKNLTLIEAELLTGRTHQIRAHMALEGHPLLGDELYGGIDKRIDRQMLHSYKTEFSDVETGELKSVEVELPDDMKKILGI